The proteins below are encoded in one region of Neisseria bacilliformis:
- a CDS encoding KpsF/GutQ family sugar-phosphate isomerase, which produces MQTNNAAQYTAWAQEVLRIEADGLREISDGLNGDFAAAVDAVLHCTGRLVVTGIGKSGHVGHKIAATLASTGTPAFFVHPAEAAHGDLGMIVDGDAVLAISNSGESDEINAILPALKRKNITLICITAHPESTMARHADIHLTAAVSQEACPLGLAPTSSTTAVMALGDALAVSLLRARSFTREDFALSHPAGRLGKRLLLRVADLMHGGADSPAVAEHTPLKDAIVIMSEKGLGMLAVTDASGRLKGVLTDGDLRRLFQKSETFAGLTVNDVMHDTPKTIAPDKLATEALKEMQRYNIGGLFAVDENGLLLGALNMHDLLQARIV; this is translated from the coding sequence ATGCAGACAAACAACGCCGCCCAATACACCGCCTGGGCGCAGGAAGTGTTGCGCATCGAAGCCGACGGCCTGCGCGAAATTTCAGACGGCCTCAACGGCGATTTCGCCGCCGCCGTCGATGCCGTGCTCCACTGCACCGGCCGCCTCGTCGTTACCGGCATCGGCAAATCCGGCCACGTCGGCCACAAAATCGCCGCCACCCTCGCCTCCACCGGCACGCCCGCCTTTTTCGTCCATCCCGCCGAAGCCGCGCACGGCGACCTGGGCATGATTGTGGACGGCGACGCGGTGCTGGCGATTTCCAATTCCGGCGAGAGCGACGAAATCAATGCCATTCTGCCCGCGCTCAAACGCAAAAACATCACCCTCATCTGCATCACCGCCCACCCCGAATCCACCATGGCGCGCCATGCCGACATCCACCTCACCGCCGCCGTGTCCCAAGAAGCCTGCCCGCTCGGCCTCGCCCCCACGTCCAGCACCACCGCCGTGATGGCCTTGGGCGACGCGCTGGCCGTGTCCCTGCTGCGCGCCCGCTCCTTCACCCGCGAAGACTTCGCCCTCAGCCATCCCGCCGGCCGGCTGGGCAAACGCCTGCTGCTGCGCGTGGCCGACCTGATGCACGGCGGCGCGGACTCCCCCGCCGTGGCCGAGCACACGCCGCTGAAAGACGCGATTGTCATCATGAGCGAAAAAGGGCTGGGCATGCTGGCCGTAACCGACGCATCAGGCCGTCTGAAAGGCGTGCTGACCGACGGCGATCTGCGCCGCCTGTTCCAGAAAAGCGAAACCTTCGCCGGCCTGACGGTAAACGACGTGATGCACGACACGCCCAAAACCATCGCACCCGACAAACTCGCCACCGAAGCCCTGAAAGAAATGCAGCGGTACAACATCGGCGGCCTCTTCGCCGTCGATGAAAACGGCCTGCTGCTCGGCGCGCTGAACATGCACGACCTGTTGCAGGCGCGCATTGTGTAA
- a CDS encoding Glu/Leu/Phe/Val family dehydrogenase, which produces MSSATAKETLNPFEIARKQVKTACDRLNADPAVYEILKNPMRALEVTFPVKLDDGTVKTFTGYRAQHNNAVGPYKGGVRFHPNVNFDEVKALSIWMTIKCCVAGVPYGGGKGGVIIDTKQYSEAELERIARGYANAIEPLIGEKIDIPAPDVNTNGKIMSWMVDEYESIVKKSAPGVFTGKPVEFGGSLARNEATGYGVNLAAVQALAKLGKDVKGATYAIQGFGNVGFHTGLYAHQSGAKVVAVSTVDVAIYNENGLDMDALFKEYRANGFITNQAGYGKEISNAELLALDVDVLAPCALENQLTSENAGKVRAKIVVEGANGPTTPEADAIMRQNGVLVVPDILANCGGVVVSYFEWVQNLQGYYWEFDEVQEKQTVVLRRAFNDIWNLAQEFDIDLRTASYMMSIRRLEKAMKFRGWY; this is translated from the coding sequence ATGTCTTCCGCTACCGCAAAAGAAACCCTCAACCCCTTTGAAATCGCTCGCAAACAGGTGAAAACCGCCTGCGACCGCCTCAACGCCGACCCCGCCGTGTACGAAATCCTGAAAAACCCCATGCGCGCGCTGGAAGTAACCTTCCCCGTCAAACTCGACGACGGCACAGTGAAAACCTTCACTGGCTACCGCGCCCAGCACAACAACGCCGTCGGGCCCTACAAAGGCGGCGTGCGCTTCCACCCCAATGTCAATTTTGACGAAGTCAAAGCCCTTTCCATCTGGATGACCATCAAATGCTGCGTTGCCGGCGTGCCCTACGGCGGCGGCAAAGGCGGCGTGATCATCGACACCAAACAATACTCCGAAGCCGAGCTGGAACGCATCGCACGCGGCTACGCCAACGCCATCGAGCCGCTGATTGGCGAAAAAATAGACATCCCCGCGCCCGATGTGAACACCAACGGCAAAATCATGTCGTGGATGGTTGACGAATACGAAAGCATCGTCAAAAAATCCGCCCCCGGCGTGTTCACCGGCAAACCCGTAGAATTTGGCGGCTCGCTCGCCCGCAACGAAGCCACAGGCTACGGCGTAAACCTTGCCGCCGTGCAAGCCCTCGCCAAACTCGGCAAAGACGTCAAAGGCGCAACCTACGCCATCCAAGGCTTCGGCAACGTCGGCTTTCACACAGGGCTGTACGCCCACCAATCGGGCGCGAAAGTCGTCGCCGTCTCCACCGTGGATGTCGCCATCTACAACGAAAACGGGCTGGACATGGACGCGCTGTTCAAAGAATACCGCGCCAACGGCTTCATCACCAACCAAGCGGGCTACGGCAAAGAAATCAGTAACGCCGAATTGCTCGCGCTGGACGTGGACGTACTCGCCCCCTGCGCGCTGGAAAACCAGCTCACCTCCGAAAACGCGGGCAAGGTGCGCGCCAAAATCGTGGTGGAAGGCGCAAACGGCCCCACCACCCCCGAAGCCGACGCCATCATGCGCCAAAACGGCGTGCTGGTGGTACCCGATATTCTCGCCAACTGCGGCGGCGTGGTCGTATCCTATTTTGAATGGGTGCAAAACCTGCAAGGCTATTACTGGGAATTCGACGAAGTGCAGGAAAAACAAACCGTCGTCCTGCGCCGCGCGTTTAACGACATCTGGAACTTGGCACAAGAGTTTGACATCGACCTGCGCACCGCGTCCTACATGATGAGCATCCGCCGCTTGGAAAAAGCCATGAAGTTCCGCGGCTGGTATTGA
- the rpsJ gene encoding 30S ribosomal protein S10 translates to MANQKIRIRLKAYDYSLIDRSAQEIVETAKRTGAVVKGPIPLPTKIERFNILRSPHVNKTSREQLEIRTHLRLMDIVDWTDKTTDALMKLDLPAGVDVEIKVQ, encoded by the coding sequence ATGGCAAACCAAAAAATCCGTATCCGTCTGAAAGCCTACGATTACAGCCTGATCGATCGCTCCGCGCAGGAAATCGTTGAAACCGCCAAGCGCACCGGTGCCGTTGTCAAAGGCCCGATTCCGCTGCCGACCAAAATCGAGCGTTTCAATATTCTGCGTTCGCCCCACGTGAACAAAACCTCGCGCGAGCAGCTGGAAATCCGCACCCATCTGCGTCTGATGGACATCGTGGACTGGACCGACAAAACCACCGATGCCCTGATGAAGCTGGATCTGCCGGCAGGCGTGGACGTGGAAATCAAAGTTCAGTAA
- the pncB gene encoding nicotinate phosphoribosyltransferase, translating to MSHAPVIRSLLDTDLYKFTMLQVVLHQFPQAHGVYEFRCRNNEDTVYPLAEIRAELEAELDALCTLKLTQDELDYLRGLRFIKSDFVDYLELFQLKRRFVSVSADDQGRLHIRVEGPLLQAMFFEIYILAIVNELYFRRLETPAVLAEGESRLHEKASKLKAFAAAQNPADPPFLVSDFGTRRRYTLAWQEHVVRTLHRAAPESFRGTSNVYLAKKLGLIPIGTMAHEFLQAFQALHVRLRDFQTAALEAWVHEYRGDLGIALTDVVGMDAFLRDFDLYFAKLFDGLRHDSGDPYEWGDKAYEHYKKLKIDSRSKMLTFSDGLNLDKAFALHGYFKDRFKTSFGIGTNLTNDLGHTPLNIVLKLVECNGQSVAKLSDSPGKTMTDNNTFLAYLRQIFEIPEEGGADKTQ from the coding sequence ATGTCCCACGCCCCCGTCATCCGCTCGCTGCTCGACACCGACCTTTACAAATTCACCATGCTGCAAGTCGTGCTGCACCAGTTTCCGCAAGCGCACGGCGTGTACGAATTCCGCTGCCGCAACAATGAAGACACGGTTTACCCGCTGGCCGAAATCCGCGCGGAGCTTGAAGCCGAGCTTGACGCGCTGTGCACCCTCAAACTCACGCAGGACGAACTGGACTACCTGCGCGGCCTGCGCTTCATCAAAAGCGATTTCGTCGATTACCTCGAACTGTTCCAGCTCAAACGCCGCTTCGTAAGCGTGTCCGCCGACGACCAAGGCCGCCTGCACATCCGCGTCGAAGGTCCCCTGTTGCAGGCCATGTTCTTTGAAATCTACATCCTCGCCATCGTCAACGAGCTTTATTTCCGCCGCCTCGAAACCCCCGCCGTGCTGGCCGAAGGCGAAAGCCGCCTGCACGAAAAAGCCTCCAAACTCAAAGCCTTCGCCGCCGCGCAAAACCCCGCCGACCCGCCATTTCTGGTGTCCGACTTCGGCACGCGCCGCCGCTACACGCTGGCCTGGCAGGAACACGTCGTGCGCACCCTGCACCGCGCCGCCCCCGAATCCTTTCGCGGCACCAGCAACGTTTATCTCGCCAAAAAACTCGGCCTGATTCCCATCGGCACCATGGCGCACGAATTTTTGCAGGCCTTCCAAGCCCTGCACGTGCGCCTGCGTGATTTTCAGACGGCCGCCCTCGAAGCCTGGGTGCACGAATACCGGGGCGACTTGGGCATCGCCCTCACCGACGTGGTCGGCATGGACGCCTTTTTGCGCGACTTCGACCTCTATTTCGCCAAACTCTTCGACGGCCTGCGCCACGACAGCGGCGACCCCTACGAATGGGGCGACAAAGCCTACGAACACTACAAAAAGCTCAAAATCGACAGCCGCAGCAAAATGCTCACCTTTTCAGACGGCCTCAACCTCGACAAAGCCTTCGCCCTGCACGGCTACTTCAAAGACCGCTTCAAAACCAGCTTCGGCATCGGCACCAACCTCACCAACGACCTCGGCCACACCCCGCTGAACATCGTCTTGAAACTGGTGGAATGCAACGGCCAGTCCGTCGCCAAACTCTCCGACAGCCCCGGCAAAACCATGACCGACAACAACACCTTCCTCGCCTACCTGCGCCAGATTTTTGAAATCCCCGAAGAAGGCGGCGCAGACAAGACGCAGTAG
- a CDS encoding carboxymuconolactone decarboxylase family protein: MLNNMELFERGLAKLGEIDGAQGDAVMDALADIAPDLGRYIVSFGFGEIYRRPALDKRERELLTLGLLAAQGGCEKQLKVHIHAALNVGISREEIVEAFIHCVPYLGFPKALNAVFAAKEVFAEA, translated from the coding sequence ATGCTGAACAATATGGAATTATTTGAACGCGGGCTGGCGAAGCTGGGCGAGATTGACGGGGCGCAGGGCGATGCGGTGATGGACGCGCTGGCGGACATCGCGCCCGATTTGGGGCGTTACATCGTGTCGTTTGGTTTTGGCGAGATTTACCGCCGCCCCGCGCTGGACAAGCGCGAGCGCGAGCTGCTGACGCTGGGGCTGCTGGCGGCGCAGGGCGGCTGCGAAAAGCAGTTGAAAGTGCATATCCATGCGGCTTTGAATGTGGGCATTTCGCGGGAGGAAATTGTAGAGGCGTTTATCCACTGCGTGCCGTATTTGGGCTTTCCGAAGGCGTTGAACGCGGTGTTTGCGGCAAAAGAAGTGTTTGCGGAGGCATGA
- the fusA gene encoding elongation factor G, whose amino-acid sequence MARKTPINLYRNIGISAHIDAGKTTTTERILFYTGLTHKLGEVHDGAATTDYMEQEQERGITITSAAVTSYWSGMAKQFPEHRFNIIDTPGHVDFTVEVERSMRVLDGAVMVYCAVGGVQPQSETVWRQANKYKVPRIAFVNKMDRQGANFFRVVEQMKTRLRANPVPIVIPVGAEDAFEGVVDLLKMKAIIWNEADKGVTFEYGDIPADLVATAEEWRQNMIEAAAEASEELMDKYLGGEELTEEEIVGALRQRTLSGEIQPMLCGSAFKNKGVQRMLDAVVELLPAPTDIPPVQGVNPNTDEPDSRQAADEEKFSALAFKMLNDKYVGQLTFIRVYSGVVKSGDSVLNSVKGTRERIGRLVQMTAADRTEIEEVRAGDIAAAIGLKDVTTGETLCAEDSPIILERMEFPEPVIHIAVEPKTKADQEKMGIALNRLAKEDPSFRVRTDEESGQTIISGMGELHLEIIVDRMKREFGVEANIGAPQVAYRETIRKEVESEAKHVKQSGGKGQYGHVVIKMEPMEPGGAGYEFIDEIKGGVIPREFIPSCDKGIRDTLPNGIVAGYPVVDVRIRLIFGSYHDVDSSQIAFELAASMAFKEGMKKASPVLLEPIMAVEVETPEDYMGDVMGDLNRRRGIVLGMDDDGIGGKKVRAEVPLAEMFGYSTDLRSATQGRATYSMEFKKYAEAPAHVAAAVTEARKG is encoded by the coding sequence ATGGCTCGTAAAACACCTATCAACCTGTACCGCAATATCGGTATTTCCGCGCATATCGACGCGGGTAAAACCACCACTACCGAACGTATCCTGTTCTATACCGGTCTGACACACAAGCTTGGCGAAGTGCACGACGGCGCGGCCACTACCGACTATATGGAACAAGAGCAGGAGCGCGGCATCACCATTACCTCTGCCGCCGTAACTTCCTACTGGTCGGGTATGGCCAAGCAGTTCCCCGAACACCGTTTCAACATCATCGATACTCCGGGACACGTTGACTTCACCGTGGAAGTGGAACGTTCCATGCGCGTATTGGACGGTGCGGTAATGGTTTACTGTGCGGTCGGCGGCGTGCAGCCCCAGTCCGAAACCGTATGGCGTCAGGCAAACAAATACAAAGTGCCGCGCATTGCCTTTGTAAACAAAATGGACCGTCAGGGTGCGAACTTCTTCCGTGTGGTAGAACAGATGAAAACCCGTCTGCGCGCCAATCCCGTGCCCATCGTTATTCCTGTCGGTGCGGAAGATGCGTTTGAAGGCGTGGTCGATCTGCTGAAAATGAAAGCCATCATTTGGAATGAGGCCGATAAAGGCGTTACTTTCGAGTATGGCGATATTCCCGCCGATCTGGTGGCGACTGCCGAAGAGTGGCGGCAGAATATGATTGAAGCCGCCGCCGAAGCCAGCGAAGAGCTGATGGACAAATACTTGGGCGGCGAAGAGCTGACCGAGGAAGAAATCGTCGGCGCGTTGCGCCAACGCACGCTGTCCGGCGAAATCCAGCCGATGCTGTGCGGTTCCGCATTCAAAAACAAAGGTGTGCAGCGTATGCTGGATGCCGTTGTCGAGTTGCTGCCTGCGCCGACCGATATTCCGCCGGTTCAGGGTGTCAATCCGAATACCGACGAGCCGGACAGCCGCCAGGCTGCCGACGAAGAGAAATTCTCGGCTCTGGCATTCAAGATGCTGAACGACAAATATGTCGGCCAACTCACTTTCATCCGTGTTTATTCGGGCGTGGTCAAATCCGGCGACAGCGTTTTGAACTCGGTTAAAGGCACGCGCGAGCGCATCGGCCGTCTGGTACAGATGACTGCCGCCGACCGTACCGAAATCGAGGAAGTCCGTGCCGGTGATATTGCAGCCGCCATCGGTTTGAAAGACGTTACTACCGGCGAAACCCTGTGCGCCGAAGACTCTCCGATTATCTTGGAACGCATGGAATTCCCCGAGCCTGTAATCCACATTGCCGTCGAGCCGAAAACCAAAGCCGACCAGGAAAAAATGGGCATTGCCTTGAACCGTTTGGCTAAGGAAGATCCGTCCTTCCGCGTGCGTACCGACGAGGAATCCGGACAAACCATTATTTCCGGTATGGGCGAGCTGCATTTGGAAATCATCGTCGACCGTATGAAACGCGAATTCGGTGTGGAAGCGAATATCGGTGCGCCGCAAGTGGCATACCGCGAAACCATCCGCAAAGAAGTCGAATCCGAGGCCAAGCATGTCAAACAGTCCGGTGGCAAGGGTCAGTATGGTCATGTCGTGATCAAAATGGAACCGATGGAACCGGGTGGCGCAGGCTACGAATTTATCGACGAAATCAAAGGCGGCGTCATTCCGCGCGAATTCATCCCGTCTTGCGACAAAGGTATCCGCGATACGCTGCCTAACGGTATCGTTGCCGGCTATCCCGTTGTGGACGTGCGCATCCGCTTGATTTTCGGTTCTTACCACGATGTGGACTCCTCCCAAATCGCGTTTGAACTGGCCGCTTCCATGGCCTTCAAAGAAGGTATGAAAAAAGCCAGCCCCGTATTGCTCGAACCGATTATGGCCGTCGAAGTGGAAACGCCCGAGGACTACATGGGCGACGTAATGGGCGACCTGAACCGTCGTCGCGGCATCGTGTTGGGTATGGATGATGACGGCATTGGCGGCAAGAAAGTCCGCGCCGAAGTGCCGCTGGCCGAAATGTTCGGTTATTCCACCGACCTGCGTTCTGCCACACAAGGCCGCGCCACCTACTCGATGGAGTTTAAAAAATATGCGGAAGCACCTGCGCATGTGGCTGCTGCCGTAACCGAAGCCCGCAAAGGCTAA
- the tuf gene encoding elongation factor Tu, whose translation MAKEKFERSKPHVNVGTIGHVDHGKTTLTAALTTILAKKFGGAAKAYDQIDNAPEEKARGITINTSHVEYETEGRHYAHVDCPGHADYVKNMITGAAQMDGAILVCSAADGPMPQTREHILLARQVGVPYIIVFMNKCDMVDDEELLELVEMEIRDLLNSYEFPGDDVPIIKGSALKALEGDTSEIGETAIFALADALDSYIPTPERAVDKPFLLPIEDVFSISGRGTVVTGRVERGIIHVGDEIEIVGLKETQKTTCTGVEMFRKLLDEGQAGDNVGVLLRGTKREEVERGQVLAKPGTITPHTKFKAEVYVLSKEEGGRHTPFFANYRPQFYFRTTDVTGAVTLEEGVEMVMPGENVTITVELIAPIAMEEGLRFAIREGGRTVGAGVVSTVIA comes from the coding sequence ATGGCTAAGGAAAAATTCGAACGCAGCAAACCGCACGTAAACGTTGGTACCATCGGTCACGTCGACCATGGCAAAACCACCCTCACCGCTGCACTCACCACCATTTTGGCTAAAAAATTCGGCGGCGCGGCCAAAGCCTACGACCAAATCGACAACGCCCCCGAAGAAAAAGCACGCGGCATCACCATCAACACCTCGCACGTCGAATACGAAACCGAAGGCCGCCACTACGCCCACGTAGACTGCCCGGGACACGCCGACTACGTGAAAAACATGATTACCGGTGCCGCCCAGATGGACGGCGCGATTCTGGTATGTTCCGCTGCCGACGGCCCCATGCCCCAGACCCGCGAACACATCCTGCTCGCCCGCCAGGTAGGCGTACCCTACATCATCGTCTTCATGAACAAATGCGATATGGTGGACGACGAAGAACTGCTCGAACTAGTCGAAATGGAAATCCGCGACCTGCTCAACAGCTACGAATTCCCGGGCGACGACGTGCCGATCATCAAAGGCTCCGCCCTCAAAGCACTGGAAGGCGACACCTCCGAAATCGGCGAAACCGCGATCTTCGCCCTGGCCGACGCTCTGGACAGCTACATCCCCACCCCCGAGCGCGCCGTAGACAAACCCTTCCTGCTGCCGATTGAAGACGTATTCTCCATCTCCGGCCGCGGTACCGTGGTAACCGGCCGCGTAGAGCGCGGCATCATCCACGTCGGCGACGAAATCGAAATCGTCGGCCTGAAAGAAACCCAAAAAACCACCTGCACCGGCGTCGAAATGTTCCGCAAACTGCTCGACGAAGGCCAGGCAGGCGACAATGTCGGCGTACTGCTGCGCGGTACCAAACGCGAAGAAGTGGAACGCGGCCAAGTGCTGGCCAAACCCGGCACCATCACCCCGCACACCAAATTCAAAGCCGAAGTGTACGTGCTGAGCAAAGAAGAGGGCGGCCGCCACACCCCGTTCTTCGCCAACTACCGTCCCCAGTTCTACTTCCGCACCACCGACGTAACCGGAGCGGTAACTCTGGAAGAAGGCGTGGAAATGGTGATGCCCGGTGAAAACGTAACCATCACCGTAGAGCTGATCGCCCCGATCGCCATGGAAGAAGGTCTGCGCTTCGCCATCCGCGAAGGCGGCCGCACCGTGGGTGCCGGCGTGGTTTCTACTGTAATCGCTTAA
- the purE gene encoding 5-(carboxyamino)imidazole ribonucleotide mutase, whose product MPQIGIIMGSSSDWPVMRHAAEVLEQFGIGYEARVVSAHRTPDLMFEYAKTARERGLKAIIAGAGGAAHLPGMVAAKTTLPVLGVPVPSKYLRGEDSLLSIVQMPKGVPVATFAIGEAGAANAALFAASLLANGNPELADKLAAFRETQKQTVLAMELPPAE is encoded by the coding sequence ATGCCCCAAATCGGCATCATCATGGGCAGCAGCAGCGACTGGCCGGTTATGCGCCACGCCGCCGAGGTGCTCGAACAGTTCGGCATCGGCTACGAAGCCCGCGTCGTCTCCGCCCACCGTACCCCCGATTTAATGTTTGAATACGCCAAAACCGCCCGCGAGCGCGGCCTTAAAGCCATCATTGCCGGTGCGGGCGGTGCGGCGCACCTGCCCGGCATGGTGGCCGCCAAAACCACCCTGCCCGTGCTCGGCGTGCCCGTGCCGAGCAAATACCTGCGCGGCGAAGACTCGCTGCTCTCCATCGTGCAGATGCCCAAAGGCGTGCCCGTGGCCACCTTCGCCATCGGCGAAGCGGGCGCGGCCAACGCCGCCCTGTTCGCCGCGTCGCTGCTGGCCAACGGCAATCCCGAGCTGGCGGACAAACTCGCCGCCTTCCGGGAAACGCAGAAACAAACCGTGCTGGCGATGGAGCTGCCTCCCGCAGAATAA
- the fumC gene encoding class II fumarate hydratase, whose product MTTRTEHDTMGNVEVPSEAYWGAQTQRSRQNFKIGGETLPQPMIHAMALVKKAAAQVNAGLGRIKQEQADLIVQAADDVLAGKLDNQFPLVVWQTGSGTQSNMNMNEVLANRANEIAGTGLAAYQPVHPNDHVNHAQSTNDSFPTAIHVAAAIEINRLLIPAVKALRDTLDKKAQAFAPIVKIGRTHLQDATPLTLGQEFSGYVSQLDHGLARLQDALKGLYELPLGGTAVGTGLNSHPEYAEKAAAKLAELSGLPFVTAPNKFEALAGRDAAVYASGALKTLAASLNKIANDIRWLASGPRCGLGEIKIPENEPGSSIMPGKVNPTQCEAMTMVCCQVFGNDVAIGMAGASGNFELNVYMPMIAYNLLQSVRLLGDACNSFNENCAVGIEPVLEKIDYFLHHSLMLVTALNRKIGYENAAKVAKTAYKNDKSLRETAIELGLLTGEEFDELVVPADMVAPR is encoded by the coding sequence ATGACCACCCGCACCGAACACGACACCATGGGCAATGTAGAAGTCCCTTCCGAAGCCTATTGGGGCGCGCAGACCCAGCGCAGCCGCCAGAATTTCAAAATCGGCGGCGAAACCCTGCCGCAGCCGATGATTCACGCGATGGCGCTGGTGAAAAAAGCCGCCGCGCAAGTGAACGCAGGGCTGGGGCGCATCAAGCAGGAGCAGGCGGATTTGATTGTTCAGGCTGCCGATGATGTGCTGGCGGGCAAGCTGGATAACCAGTTCCCGCTCGTAGTATGGCAAACCGGTTCGGGCACGCAGTCCAATATGAACATGAACGAAGTGCTTGCCAACCGTGCCAACGAAATCGCCGGTACAGGCTTGGCCGCCTACCAGCCCGTGCACCCCAACGACCATGTGAACCACGCGCAATCGACCAACGACAGCTTCCCCACCGCCATCCACGTTGCCGCCGCAATTGAAATCAACCGCCTGCTGATTCCCGCCGTCAAAGCCCTGCGCGACACGCTGGACAAAAAAGCTCAAGCCTTCGCCCCCATCGTCAAAATCGGCCGCACCCACCTGCAAGACGCGACCCCGCTTACATTGGGGCAGGAGTTTTCCGGCTACGTCTCCCAGCTTGACCACGGACTCGCCCGCCTGCAAGACGCGCTCAAAGGTCTGTACGAACTGCCTTTGGGCGGCACCGCCGTCGGCACAGGCTTGAACAGCCACCCCGAATACGCCGAAAAAGCCGCCGCCAAACTCGCCGAACTTTCGGGTTTGCCGTTTGTAACCGCGCCCAACAAATTTGAAGCCCTCGCCGGGCGCGACGCCGCCGTGTACGCCTCGGGCGCACTCAAAACCCTCGCCGCCAGCCTGAACAAAATCGCCAACGACATCCGCTGGCTCGCCTCCGGTCCGCGCTGCGGCTTGGGCGAAATCAAAATCCCTGAAAACGAACCCGGCTCGTCCATCATGCCCGGCAAAGTCAACCCCACCCAATGCGAAGCCATGACCATGGTGTGCTGCCAAGTGTTCGGCAACGACGTTGCCATCGGCATGGCCGGCGCCTCGGGCAACTTCGAGCTCAATGTTTACATGCCGATGATTGCGTATAACTTGCTGCAATCCGTGCGTCTGCTTGGCGACGCCTGCAACAGCTTCAACGAAAACTGCGCCGTCGGCATCGAGCCCGTACTCGAAAAGATTGACTACTTCCTGCACCACTCGCTGATGCTGGTAACCGCGCTCAACCGCAAAATCGGCTACGAAAACGCCGCCAAAGTCGCCAAAACCGCCTACAAAAACGACAAATCCCTGCGCGAAACCGCCATCGAGCTGGGTTTGCTGACCGGCGAAGAGTTTGACGAACTGGTTGTGCCTGCGGATATGGTTGCGCCGCGTTAA
- the tal gene encoding transaldolase: MGILSDVKNLGQQIWLDNLSRSLVQSGTLAQMLQQGVCGVTSNPAIFQKAFAGDPLYAEQIAALKRRQLTAQQRYETLAADDVRAACDVCMEEYRAGGGAGGFVSWEVSPELARDAAGTAAEAKRLRDMVDRENLMVKVPATDEGLAALETLVSDGLSVNLTLLFSRRQTVKAYEAYVRGICARLAAGLPVVGIRVVASFFISRIDSALDNTLPEPLRGKTAVALAKAAYADWQAFFDGADFTALARQGANRVRLLWASTGVKNPAYPDTLYVDSLIGKDTVNTVPDATLAAFCDHGTARITLPENTDAAFAHLSEVSRLDIDLEALAARLQHDGLQQFEEAFAKLLAPLT, from the coding sequence GTGGGTATTTTATCGGACGTAAAAAACTTAGGCCAACAAATCTGGCTCGACAATCTTTCGCGCTCGCTGGTGCAAAGCGGCACGCTGGCGCAGATGCTGCAACAGGGCGTGTGCGGGGTAACATCCAACCCCGCCATTTTCCAAAAGGCATTTGCCGGCGACCCGCTGTATGCGGAACAGATTGCCGCGCTGAAACGGCGGCAGCTGACGGCGCAACAGCGTTACGAAACGCTGGCCGCCGACGATGTGCGCGCCGCCTGCGATGTGTGCATGGAAGAATACCGTGCCGGCGGCGGCGCGGGCGGCTTCGTCAGCTGGGAAGTTTCGCCCGAGCTGGCACGCGATGCGGCAGGCACGGCGGCGGAGGCGAAACGGCTGCGCGATATGGTCGACCGCGAAAACCTAATGGTCAAAGTGCCGGCCACCGACGAAGGGCTTGCCGCGCTGGAAACGCTGGTTTCAGACGGCCTCAGCGTCAACCTCACCCTGCTGTTTTCCCGCCGCCAAACCGTCAAAGCCTATGAAGCCTATGTGCGCGGCATCTGCGCGCGGCTGGCCGCCGGCCTGCCCGTTGTCGGCATCCGCGTCGTAGCCAGCTTTTTCATCTCCCGTATTGACAGCGCGTTGGACAACACCCTGCCCGAGCCGCTGCGCGGCAAAACCGCCGTCGCGCTGGCCAAAGCCGCCTATGCCGACTGGCAGGCATTCTTCGACGGCGCGGACTTCACCGCATTGGCGCGGCAGGGCGCAAACCGCGTGCGGCTGCTCTGGGCCTCCACCGGCGTGAAAAACCCGGCCTATCCCGATACCTTGTATGTGGACAGCCTGATCGGCAAAGACACGGTCAACACCGTGCCCGACGCCACCCTCGCCGCCTTCTGCGACCACGGCACCGCCCGCATCACGCTACCGGAAAATACCGACGCCGCCTTCGCGCATTTGAGTGAAGTGTCCCGCCTGGACATCGATTTGGAAGCCCTCGCCGCCCGCCTGCAACACGACGGTTTGCAGCAGTTTGAGGAAGCATTCGCCAAACTGCTGGCACCGCTGACGTAG